The following proteins are encoded in a genomic region of Channa argus isolate prfri chromosome 3, Channa argus male v1.0, whole genome shotgun sequence:
- the ccdc88aa gene encoding girdin isoform X1 — MEAGVFLPSLDQFMLSPLVTWVKTFVPNDVGMQLDFNELLDGVFLNDIMTQINPSVTPQGTNRVSKDPSQRIQNLNFLVQQIKSYYLDHLRQLIMIPLPNVLLLGRIPYCEQSLEEMKKLLLLLLGCAVQCEKKEAYIERIQTLDFDTKAAIAAHIQELTHSQENVLDLQLLESSEMQPDELEAVVRNMVKHLRHLLDQRDTHLDTIADLMQEKEGVASLLSSPSSPLSTSYSPSMQQPQKAGTQQHLAVELADSKAKIRRLRQELEEKSEQMLDCRHELENMEAELKRIQQENSQLLVDARAARTYRDELDSLRERAIKADKLESEVGRYREQLHKMEFYKAKVEELKEDNRVLQETKEVLEDQLAGWRARSDKIHQLEKHSLLLKAQVHDMEQEREGDRRRMEELQEENLALCLAQRRSMEESQHLGWELEQLSKTTENGQDQQTLSEEVSERTRSRMLKLEKENQSLLKTLEELRAASISNSKQVKYSPCECDRVCNSNNCTSSTDDPSCLQTSCSNVENHHNVFSHNTTTSQMLNQNSDCHKHLHTEKLQGVQSEILHTANPELHIQEKGQLEDGVRGDHFKELMSDLEVLENSHNRLHCFVGSHHHSSGLKSSSPCHDSIFTGLPTRSSYASKHTQRLEAKCRALDTVNQHLQTTLDNTERKVQCLEAEVQELEAENQSLQATLEGLRISARRLEQLETEKQSLEQETTTLERDKRQLEKENRRIRQQVEIQEANLDSSNVCMASLEREMRFLVKEVEELRESAERVKGLERDNRELTKQAAIDQRTLATLREELVSEKLKSQQKDNEFERLTHELEIKILNQECIQQAEQKASDSRFKTLESELALSLKKSLQIKEDKIAALEARLEESSTLSQQLRQDLKMVKLSYEALQQRQDEEWTSSSTTPPRETGKTMSEWLRESHEATKELLKLKDRLIEVERNNATLEAERQAMQAHMKQLESQSDSQQAQILALQRQAASLQENNTTLQTHNAHLQVEKSTLNSQSASLMAQNAQLQQQKSGTESERDSAIREREELRGVYEQLLRDHERLAALHERQAMEYEALMGKHGCLKNAHRTLELEHRTLQDRYNSLLQQRTKLEDLEKALKEEQMRIALEKEQHKTTAAECCRLRDEKDWLNQTYRQLLNDNELLAADHKQLKSQLNEAKLEHTWLEADFSKLKKEFQQLDITSTKLNNQCELLSQLKGNLEEENRHLLGQIETLMLQNRTLLEQTMESKDLFHVEERQYIDKLNDLRRQKEKLEEKIMDQYKFYEPSPPRRRGNWITLKLKKLIKSSSREHGPECPPTPTHSGGTEPHLSDYNNSSFFSLEGSGGSAFTSAGEVNSPKRKTTALKMFPRMRNRLKERDKVKSLFRRSMSLSSLAYPSMQLGVQLLANGSQQLEGSEAEDKKDALTSSLTTSILSVLHLHHPITPPSDHLHTVIIKTTDNTESVPDVPKLWVKDKDSNDSAVPSGCEDNDELQNHEVNCVQSRAQSESSGEFSLSLENEPWSNGSSPVQHPPSRRSSASYQPPSDTSTPQHTQRLQQKEKASTMPITMRQIPDHQSISKRKEPGATQDFWLTRGTKSIRRGSRGKVTRCSSDSGGTVKMNSELNGINSKSICTKAENTRASACSPITLLYVQGKSSSMSGCLNCFSTPLSKEGRLKGSRSPESLPRASSVISTAEGSSRRPSVNSDCKVVVKMDSLQTQASEESSFEKEAANHSHQSQWMNKISAPEPVPPVKPLRDLAGVGSPDQSKSPVQESLFGSSFSFNAVFPNTIFNNSYVTITTNVDALDNSQAFLHQNPPLVHSSSLESHESSHTTPQTLLNIEDEQNAEHAAGLEKDKSITTA, encoded by the exons GACCATCTGAGACAATTGATCATGATTCCTTTGCCAAACGTGTTGCTGCTTGGCAGGATTCCTTATTGTG AACAAAGTCTGGAGGAAATGAAGAAGCTTTTGCTGTTACTGTTGGGATGTGCAGTCCAG tgtGAGAAGAAAGAGGCATACATAGAGAGGATCCAGACGCTTGACTTTGACACAAAAGCTGCTATAGCTGCACACATACAGGAG TTGACCCACAGTCAGGAGAATGTGCTGGATCTGCAGTTGTTGGAAAGCAGTGAGATGCAGCCAGATGAGCTGGAGGCTGTAGTGAGGAACATGGTCAAGCACCTTCGTCACCTGCTGGACCAGAGAGACACTCATTTAGAT ACTATAGCAGACCTGATGCAGGAGAAAGAAGGTGTAGCTAGTTTGCTCAGTAGTCCCTCCAGCCCTCTGTCCACCAGCTACTCTCCCAGCATGCAGCAGCCGCAGAAGGCAGGGACTCAGCAACACCTGGCGGTGGAGCTGGCTGACTCAAAGGCCAAGATCAGACGACTTAGACAAGAGCT AGAAGAGAAGAGTGAACAGATGCTGGACTGCAGACATGAACTGGAGAACATGGAGGCCGAGCTGAAGAGGATCCAGCAGGAG AACTCCCAGCTGCTTGTGGATGCCCGTGCAGCCCGCACGTACCGCGATGAACTGGATTCTCTTAGAGAGAGAGCCATCAAGGCTGACAAACTGGAGAGCGAAGTAGGACGATACAGGGAGCAACTACACAAGATGGAGTTCTACAAAGCCAAAGTGGAG GAGCTAAAGGAGGATAACAGGGTGCTACAGGAGACCAAAGAGGTGTTAGAGGATCAGTTAGCAGGCTGGAGGGCACGATCCGATAAAATCCACCAACTGGAGAAGCACAGTCTGTTACTGAAGGCCCAAGTCCACGACATGGAGCAG GAACGGGAGGGAGATCGAAGGCGCATGGAGGAGCTGCAAGAGGAGAACCTGGCTTTATGTTTGGCTCAGAGGAGGAGCATGGAGGAGTCCCAACACCTGGGCTGGGAGTTAGAGCAGCTCTCCAAGACCACTGAGAACGGCCAGG ACCAGCAAACTCTGAGTGAGGAGGTGAGTGAGAGAACCCGCAGTCGGATGCTGAAGCTGGAGAAGGAGAACCAAAGTCTCCTGAAGACTCTGGAAGAACTCAGAGCTGCGTCTATTAGCAACAGCAAACAGGTAAAATATAGCCCCTGCGAGTGTGACCGTGtctgcaacagcaacaactgTACCTCATCAACAGACGATCCCTCGTGTTTACAAACCTCCTGCTCCAATGTAGAAAACCACCATAATGTATTCTCCCACAACACAACGACAAGCCAGATGCTGAATCAAAATTCAGACTGCCACAAGCATctgcacacagaaaagctgcagggAGTCCAGAGTGAGATCCTCCACACAGCCAATCCAGAGCTTCATATTCAGGAGAAAGGACAGCTGGAGGACGGAGTCAGAGGAGATCATTTCAAAGAACTAATGTCTGATCTGGAAGTCTTAGAAAACAGCCACAATAGGCTCCACTGTTTTGTGGGATCCCATCATCACTCCTCTGGCTTGAAGAGCAGCAGTCCCTGCCATGACAGCATCTTCACAGGTCTGCCAACACGTTCTTCCTATGCCAGTAAGCACACACAGCGGCTAGAGGCCAAGTGCAGAGCACTGGACACAGTTAATCAGCATCTGCAGACTACACTCGATAACACTG AGCGGAAGGTTCAGTGTCTGGAGGCAGAGGTTCAGGAGCTGGAGGCAGAGAACCAGAGCCTTCAGGCCACTTTAGAGGGACTTCGGATCTCAGCTCGAAGACTGGAACAACtggaaacagagaaacagagctTGGAGCAAGAAACTACAACTCTGGAGAGAGACAAGAGGCAGCTGGAAAAGGAGAATCGAAGAATCAGACAGCAG GTTGAAATCCAAGAAGCTAACTTAGACAGCAGTAATGTCTGCATGGCTAGTTTGGAAAGAGAGATGCGTTTTCTAGTCAAAGAAGTGGAGGAGTTAAGAGAGTCTGCTGAGAGGGTCAAAGGCCTGGAGAGAGACAACAGAGAACTGACCAAGCAAGCTGCCATTGACCAGAGGACACTTGCAACCCTCAGAGAG GAACTTGTGAGTGAGAAACTGAAGAGCCAGCAGAAAGACAATGAATTTGAGAGGCTGACACATGAGCTGGAGATAAAGATTCTGAACCAGGAGTGTATACAGCAGGCTGAACAGAAGGCATCAGACAGCAG GTTTAAGACGCTCGAGTCAGAGCTGGCGTTGTCTCTAAAAAAGTCGCTTCAGATCAAAGAGGACAAGATAGCTGCTCTGGAAGCTCGTCTGGAGGAATCATCCACCCTGAGCCAGCAGCTGCGCCAGGACCTCAAGATG GTGAAGCTGAGCTATGAGGCCTTGCAGCAGAGACAGGATGAGGAGTGGACCTCATCCAGCACCACCCCCCCTAGAGAGACTGGCAAGACAATGAGTGAATGGCTGCGTGAAAGTCACGAGGCCACAAAGGAACTGTTGAAGCTCAAAGACCGTCTCATTGAAGTGGAGAGGAAT AATGCAACACTGGAGGCAGAGCGCCAGGCTATGCAGGCCCACATGAAGCAGCTGGAGAGTCAGTCTGACAGCCAGCAGGCTCAGATCCTGGCTCTGCAGAGGCAGGCTGCCTCACTGCAGGAGAACAACACaactctgcagacacacaatgcTCACCTACAG GTGGAGAAATCCACGCTGAACTCGCAGAGTGCCTCTCTAATGGCCCAGAatgctcagctgcagcagcagaagtcAGGGACAGAAAGTGAGCGGGACAGCGCCATACGGGAACGTGAAGAGCTGCGTGGTGTCTACGAGCAACTGCTACGTGACCATGAACGGCTGGCAGCGCTGCATGAGCGGCAAGCCATGGAGTACGAGGCCCTAATGGGCAAGCATGGCTGTTTGAAAAATGCCCACCGCACACTGGAGTTGGAGCATCGCACACTGCAAGACAG ATACAATAGCTTGTTGCAGCAGCGGACTAAGCTAGAGGATCTGGAGAAAGCTCTGAAGGAGGAGCAGATGAGAATAGCTCTTGAGAAAGAACAGCACAAGACCACTGCTGCAGAATGTTGCAGGCTCCGGGATGAGAAGGACTG gctgaatCAGACATACCGTCAGCTTCTGAATGACAATGAGTTGCTGGCAGCAGATCACAAACAGCTCAAGAGTCAGCTGAATGAGGCCAAACTGGAGCACACCTGGCTGGAGGCTGACTTTTCCAAGCTCAAAAAGGAGTTTCAGCAACTAGACATCACCTCCACAAAACTCAATAACCAATGTGAG ttGCTGAGCCAATTAAAAGGAAACCTAGAGGAAGAGAATCGCCACCTACTAGGCCAGATCGAGACCCTGATGCTGCAGAACCGGACCTTGTTGGAGCAGACTATGGAGAGCAAAGATCTTTTTCATGTTGAAGAGCGACAGTATAT TGACAAGCTTAATGATTTAaggaggcagaaagagaagCTGGAGGAGAAGATAATGGACCAGTACAAGTTTTATGAGCCATCACCTCCTCGCAG GCGTGGTAACTGGATAACTCTGAAACTGAAGAAGCTGATTAAATCCAGCAGCCGTGAGCATGGACCTGAGTGCCCTCCTACCCCTACACACTCGGGTGGAACTGAGCCACATCTCTCTGATTATAACAACAGCTCCTTCTTCAGTTTAGAAGGTTCTGGAGGCTCAGCCTTCACCTCAGCAGGCGAAGTCAACTCACCCAAACGAAAGACCA ctgcactgaaaatgtttcccCGTATGAGGAACAGGCTGAAGGAAAGAGACAAAGTCAAGTCACTCTTTCGCCGTTCCATGT CCCTGAGCAGCCTGGCGTATCCCTCCATGCAGCTGGGGGTGCAGCTGTTGGCAAATGGGTCACAGCAGCTGGAAGGCTCAGAGGCTGAGGACAAGAAGGATGCCCTGACCTCATCCCTTACTACATCAATCCTATCTGTCCTCCACCTTCATCATCCCATCACCCCGCCTTCTGATCATCTTCACACTGTCATcattaaaaccactgacaaCACTGAAAGTGTTCCAGATGTTCCTAAGCTGTGGGTGAAAG ACAAGGATTCAAATGATAGTGCTGTGCCATCTGGATGTGAGGACAATGACGAGCTGCAGAATCATG AGGTGAATTGTGTCCAGAGTCGAGCCCAAAGTGAGAGCAGTGGTGAGTTCAGCCTGAGCCTGGAAAATGAGCCGTGGTCAAATGGAAGCAGCCCTGTCCAGCATCCCCCATCACGCCGATCCTCCGCTTCTTACCAGCCACCCAGTGATACGTccaccccccaacacacacagaggctgcaGCAGAAGGAGAAAGCTTCAACCATGCCCATCACCATGAGACAGATTCCAGATCACCAGTCTATATCAAAACGAAAAGAGCCTGGTGCTACTCAGGACTTCTGGCTCACAAGAGGTACAAAGAGCATTAGGAGGGGTTCAAGAGGGAAAGTGACCCGTTGCTCATCAGATTCAGGTGGCACAGTCAAAATGAACTCAGAGCTTAATGGCATAAATTCAAAATCTATCTGTACCAAAGCTGAAAACACCCGAGCCTCAGCCTGTTCACCAATCACATTGTTGTATGTTCAGGGGAAGTCTTCCTCAATGTCTGGCTGTCTCAACTGCTTCTCCACCCCCCTCAGCAAAGAGGGACGACTAAAAGGGTCTAGATCTCCAGAAAGTCTCCCTCGTGCCAGTAGTGTAATTTCTACAGCAGAGGGTTCATCCCGGCGGCCTAGTGTCAACAGCGACTGCAAGGTGGTTGTCAAGATGGACTCTCTCCAAACCCAGGCATCAGAAGAAAGCAGTTTTGAGAAGGAAGCAGCAAATCACAGTCACCAATCACAGTGGATGAATAAAATCAGTGCGCCTGAGCCAGTCCCTCCGGTCAAACCTCTCAGAGACCTAGCAGGTGTAGGAAGCCCAGACCAGTCCAAATCCCCAGTGCAGGAATCACTGTTTGGATCCTCATTCTCGTTCAACGCTGTCTTCCCAAACACCATATTCAACAATTCCTATGTCACTATAACGACTAATGTGGATGCACTCGACAACAGCCAGGCCTTCCTCCATCAAAATCCCCCTCTGGTGCACAGCAGTTCCCTTGAGAGCCACGAGTCTTCTCATACCACACCGCAAACACTGCTCAACATCGAAGATGAGCAAAATGCAGAACATGCAGCTGGGCTGGAAAAGGACAAGTCCATCACAACTGCATAA
- the ccdc88aa gene encoding girdin isoform X4, producing MQPDELEAVVRNMVKHLRHLLDQRDTHLDTIADLMQEKEGVASLLSSPSSPLSTSYSPSMQQPQKAGTQQHLAVELADSKAKIRRLRQELEEKSEQMLDCRHELENMEAELKRIQQENSQLLVDARAARTYRDELDSLRERAIKADKLESEVGRYREQLHKMEFYKAKVEELKEDNRVLQETKEVLEDQLAGWRARSDKIHQLEKHSLLLKAQVHDMEQEREGDRRRMEELQEENLALCLAQRRSMEESQHLGWELEQLSKTTENGQDQQTLSEEVSERTRSRMLKLEKENQSLLKTLEELRAASISNSKQVKYSPCECDRVCNSNNCTSSTDDPSCLQTSCSNVENHHNVFSHNTTTSQMLNQNSDCHKHLHTEKLQGVQSEILHTANPELHIQEKGQLEDGVRGDHFKELMSDLEVLENSHNRLHCFVGSHHHSSGLKSSSPCHDSIFTGLPTRSSYASKHTQRLEAKCRALDTVNQHLQTTLDNTERKVQCLEAEVQELEAENQSLQATLEGLRISARRLEQLETEKQSLEQETTTLERDKRQLEKENRRIRQQVEIQEANLDSSNVCMASLEREMRFLVKEVEELRESAERVKGLERDNRELTKQAAIDQRTLATLREELVSEKLKSQQKDNEFERLTHELEIKILNQECIQQAEQKASDSRFKTLESELALSLKKSLQIKEDKIAALEARLEESSTLSQQLRQDLKMVKLSYEALQQRQDEEWTSSSTTPPRETGKTMSEWLRESHEATKELLKLKDRLIEVERNNATLEAERQAMQAHMKQLESQSDSQQAQILALQRQAASLQENNTTLQTHNAHLQVEKSTLNSQSASLMAQNAQLQQQKSGTESERDSAIREREELRGVYEQLLRDHERLAALHERQAMEYEALMGKHGCLKNAHRTLELEHRTLQDRYNSLLQQRTKLEDLEKALKEEQMRIALEKEQHKTTAAECCRLRDEKDWLNQTYRQLLNDNELLAADHKQLKSQLNEAKLEHTWLEADFSKLKKEFQQLDITSTKLNNQCELLSQLKGNLEEENRHLLGQIETLMLQNRTLLEQTMESKDLFHVEERQYIDKLNDLRRQKEKLEEKIMDQYKFYEPSPPRRRGNWITLKLKKLIKSSSREHGPECPPTPTHSGGTEPHLSDYNNSSFFSLEGSGGSAFTSAGEVNSPKRKTTALKMFPRMRNRLKERDKVKSLFRRSMSLSSLAYPSMQLGVQLLANGSQQLEGSEAEDKKDALTSSLTTSILSVLHLHHPITPPSDHLHTVIIKTTDNTESVPDVPKLWVKDKDSNDSAVPSGCEDNDELQNHEVNCVQSRAQSESSGEFSLSLENEPWSNGSSPVQHPPSRRSSASYQPPSDTSTPQHTQRLQQKEKASTMPITMRQIPDHQSISKRKEPGATQDFWLTRGTKSIRRGSRGKVTRCSSDSGGTVKMNSELNGINSKSICTKAENTRASACSPITLLYVQGKSSSMSGCLNCFSTPLSKEGRLKGSRSPESLPRASSVISTAEGSSRRPSVNSDCKVVVKMDSLQTQASEESSFEKEAANHSHQSQWMNKISAPEPVPPVKPLRDLAGVGSPDQSKSPVQESLFGSSFSFNAVFPNTIFNNSYVTITTNVDALDNSQAFLHQNPPLVHSSSLESHESSHTTPQTLLNIEDEQNAEHAAGLEKDKSITTA from the exons ATGCAGCCAGATGAGCTGGAGGCTGTAGTGAGGAACATGGTCAAGCACCTTCGTCACCTGCTGGACCAGAGAGACACTCATTTAGAT ACTATAGCAGACCTGATGCAGGAGAAAGAAGGTGTAGCTAGTTTGCTCAGTAGTCCCTCCAGCCCTCTGTCCACCAGCTACTCTCCCAGCATGCAGCAGCCGCAGAAGGCAGGGACTCAGCAACACCTGGCGGTGGAGCTGGCTGACTCAAAGGCCAAGATCAGACGACTTAGACAAGAGCT AGAAGAGAAGAGTGAACAGATGCTGGACTGCAGACATGAACTGGAGAACATGGAGGCCGAGCTGAAGAGGATCCAGCAGGAG AACTCCCAGCTGCTTGTGGATGCCCGTGCAGCCCGCACGTACCGCGATGAACTGGATTCTCTTAGAGAGAGAGCCATCAAGGCTGACAAACTGGAGAGCGAAGTAGGACGATACAGGGAGCAACTACACAAGATGGAGTTCTACAAAGCCAAAGTGGAG GAGCTAAAGGAGGATAACAGGGTGCTACAGGAGACCAAAGAGGTGTTAGAGGATCAGTTAGCAGGCTGGAGGGCACGATCCGATAAAATCCACCAACTGGAGAAGCACAGTCTGTTACTGAAGGCCCAAGTCCACGACATGGAGCAG GAACGGGAGGGAGATCGAAGGCGCATGGAGGAGCTGCAAGAGGAGAACCTGGCTTTATGTTTGGCTCAGAGGAGGAGCATGGAGGAGTCCCAACACCTGGGCTGGGAGTTAGAGCAGCTCTCCAAGACCACTGAGAACGGCCAGG ACCAGCAAACTCTGAGTGAGGAGGTGAGTGAGAGAACCCGCAGTCGGATGCTGAAGCTGGAGAAGGAGAACCAAAGTCTCCTGAAGACTCTGGAAGAACTCAGAGCTGCGTCTATTAGCAACAGCAAACAGGTAAAATATAGCCCCTGCGAGTGTGACCGTGtctgcaacagcaacaactgTACCTCATCAACAGACGATCCCTCGTGTTTACAAACCTCCTGCTCCAATGTAGAAAACCACCATAATGTATTCTCCCACAACACAACGACAAGCCAGATGCTGAATCAAAATTCAGACTGCCACAAGCATctgcacacagaaaagctgcagggAGTCCAGAGTGAGATCCTCCACACAGCCAATCCAGAGCTTCATATTCAGGAGAAAGGACAGCTGGAGGACGGAGTCAGAGGAGATCATTTCAAAGAACTAATGTCTGATCTGGAAGTCTTAGAAAACAGCCACAATAGGCTCCACTGTTTTGTGGGATCCCATCATCACTCCTCTGGCTTGAAGAGCAGCAGTCCCTGCCATGACAGCATCTTCACAGGTCTGCCAACACGTTCTTCCTATGCCAGTAAGCACACACAGCGGCTAGAGGCCAAGTGCAGAGCACTGGACACAGTTAATCAGCATCTGCAGACTACACTCGATAACACTG AGCGGAAGGTTCAGTGTCTGGAGGCAGAGGTTCAGGAGCTGGAGGCAGAGAACCAGAGCCTTCAGGCCACTTTAGAGGGACTTCGGATCTCAGCTCGAAGACTGGAACAACtggaaacagagaaacagagctTGGAGCAAGAAACTACAACTCTGGAGAGAGACAAGAGGCAGCTGGAAAAGGAGAATCGAAGAATCAGACAGCAG GTTGAAATCCAAGAAGCTAACTTAGACAGCAGTAATGTCTGCATGGCTAGTTTGGAAAGAGAGATGCGTTTTCTAGTCAAAGAAGTGGAGGAGTTAAGAGAGTCTGCTGAGAGGGTCAAAGGCCTGGAGAGAGACAACAGAGAACTGACCAAGCAAGCTGCCATTGACCAGAGGACACTTGCAACCCTCAGAGAG GAACTTGTGAGTGAGAAACTGAAGAGCCAGCAGAAAGACAATGAATTTGAGAGGCTGACACATGAGCTGGAGATAAAGATTCTGAACCAGGAGTGTATACAGCAGGCTGAACAGAAGGCATCAGACAGCAG GTTTAAGACGCTCGAGTCAGAGCTGGCGTTGTCTCTAAAAAAGTCGCTTCAGATCAAAGAGGACAAGATAGCTGCTCTGGAAGCTCGTCTGGAGGAATCATCCACCCTGAGCCAGCAGCTGCGCCAGGACCTCAAGATG GTGAAGCTGAGCTATGAGGCCTTGCAGCAGAGACAGGATGAGGAGTGGACCTCATCCAGCACCACCCCCCCTAGAGAGACTGGCAAGACAATGAGTGAATGGCTGCGTGAAAGTCACGAGGCCACAAAGGAACTGTTGAAGCTCAAAGACCGTCTCATTGAAGTGGAGAGGAAT AATGCAACACTGGAGGCAGAGCGCCAGGCTATGCAGGCCCACATGAAGCAGCTGGAGAGTCAGTCTGACAGCCAGCAGGCTCAGATCCTGGCTCTGCAGAGGCAGGCTGCCTCACTGCAGGAGAACAACACaactctgcagacacacaatgcTCACCTACAG GTGGAGAAATCCACGCTGAACTCGCAGAGTGCCTCTCTAATGGCCCAGAatgctcagctgcagcagcagaagtcAGGGACAGAAAGTGAGCGGGACAGCGCCATACGGGAACGTGAAGAGCTGCGTGGTGTCTACGAGCAACTGCTACGTGACCATGAACGGCTGGCAGCGCTGCATGAGCGGCAAGCCATGGAGTACGAGGCCCTAATGGGCAAGCATGGCTGTTTGAAAAATGCCCACCGCACACTGGAGTTGGAGCATCGCACACTGCAAGACAG ATACAATAGCTTGTTGCAGCAGCGGACTAAGCTAGAGGATCTGGAGAAAGCTCTGAAGGAGGAGCAGATGAGAATAGCTCTTGAGAAAGAACAGCACAAGACCACTGCTGCAGAATGTTGCAGGCTCCGGGATGAGAAGGACTG gctgaatCAGACATACCGTCAGCTTCTGAATGACAATGAGTTGCTGGCAGCAGATCACAAACAGCTCAAGAGTCAGCTGAATGAGGCCAAACTGGAGCACACCTGGCTGGAGGCTGACTTTTCCAAGCTCAAAAAGGAGTTTCAGCAACTAGACATCACCTCCACAAAACTCAATAACCAATGTGAG ttGCTGAGCCAATTAAAAGGAAACCTAGAGGAAGAGAATCGCCACCTACTAGGCCAGATCGAGACCCTGATGCTGCAGAACCGGACCTTGTTGGAGCAGACTATGGAGAGCAAAGATCTTTTTCATGTTGAAGAGCGACAGTATAT TGACAAGCTTAATGATTTAaggaggcagaaagagaagCTGGAGGAGAAGATAATGGACCAGTACAAGTTTTATGAGCCATCACCTCCTCGCAG GCGTGGTAACTGGATAACTCTGAAACTGAAGAAGCTGATTAAATCCAGCAGCCGTGAGCATGGACCTGAGTGCCCTCCTACCCCTACACACTCGGGTGGAACTGAGCCACATCTCTCTGATTATAACAACAGCTCCTTCTTCAGTTTAGAAGGTTCTGGAGGCTCAGCCTTCACCTCAGCAGGCGAAGTCAACTCACCCAAACGAAAGACCA ctgcactgaaaatgtttcccCGTATGAGGAACAGGCTGAAGGAAAGAGACAAAGTCAAGTCACTCTTTCGCCGTTCCATGT CCCTGAGCAGCCTGGCGTATCCCTCCATGCAGCTGGGGGTGCAGCTGTTGGCAAATGGGTCACAGCAGCTGGAAGGCTCAGAGGCTGAGGACAAGAAGGATGCCCTGACCTCATCCCTTACTACATCAATCCTATCTGTCCTCCACCTTCATCATCCCATCACCCCGCCTTCTGATCATCTTCACACTGTCATcattaaaaccactgacaaCACTGAAAGTGTTCCAGATGTTCCTAAGCTGTGGGTGAAAG ACAAGGATTCAAATGATAGTGCTGTGCCATCTGGATGTGAGGACAATGACGAGCTGCAGAATCATG AGGTGAATTGTGTCCAGAGTCGAGCCCAAAGTGAGAGCAGTGGTGAGTTCAGCCTGAGCCTGGAAAATGAGCCGTGGTCAAATGGAAGCAGCCCTGTCCAGCATCCCCCATCACGCCGATCCTCCGCTTCTTACCAGCCACCCAGTGATACGTccaccccccaacacacacagaggctgcaGCAGAAGGAGAAAGCTTCAACCATGCCCATCACCATGAGACAGATTCCAGATCACCAGTCTATATCAAAACGAAAAGAGCCTGGTGCTACTCAGGACTTCTGGCTCACAAGAGGTACAAAGAGCATTAGGAGGGGTTCAAGAGGGAAAGTGACCCGTTGCTCATCAGATTCAGGTGGCACAGTCAAAATGAACTCAGAGCTTAATGGCATAAATTCAAAATCTATCTGTACCAAAGCTGAAAACACCCGAGCCTCAGCCTGTTCACCAATCACATTGTTGTATGTTCAGGGGAAGTCTTCCTCAATGTCTGGCTGTCTCAACTGCTTCTCCACCCCCCTCAGCAAAGAGGGACGACTAAAAGGGTCTAGATCTCCAGAAAGTCTCCCTCGTGCCAGTAGTGTAATTTCTACAGCAGAGGGTTCATCCCGGCGGCCTAGTGTCAACAGCGACTGCAAGGTGGTTGTCAAGATGGACTCTCTCCAAACCCAGGCATCAGAAGAAAGCAGTTTTGAGAAGGAAGCAGCAAATCACAGTCACCAATCACAGTGGATGAATAAAATCAGTGCGCCTGAGCCAGTCCCTCCGGTCAAACCTCTCAGAGACCTAGCAGGTGTAGGAAGCCCAGACCAGTCCAAATCCCCAGTGCAGGAATCACTGTTTGGATCCTCATTCTCGTTCAACGCTGTCTTCCCAAACACCATATTCAACAATTCCTATGTCACTATAACGACTAATGTGGATGCACTCGACAACAGCCAGGCCTTCCTCCATCAAAATCCCCCTCTGGTGCACAGCAGTTCCCTTGAGAGCCACGAGTCTTCTCATACCACACCGCAAACACTGCTCAACATCGAAGATGAGCAAAATGCAGAACATGCAGCTGGGCTGGAAAAGGACAAGTCCATCACAACTGCATAA